Genomic segment of Betaproteobacteria bacterium:
CGAATGCGCGCTGACCCGCCCGGCATGCCGCCTCGATATCCCCGGCCGGCCAGGTTTTGCTCACGGCCAGCAGCCGGATCTCGTCGGGCCGGCGGCCGGCGGCTCGGGCGGCCGCTTCGATGCGCCGCAACACGGCTTGCAAGTTGCTGCCGATTGGGCTCATAATTTTTTCCAAAAGGCCGATAACCCAAAGGTTCTTCGGCGATTAATCGCCGGCCTTGGGTCGAGGAATTATAAATGGACATCTCCGAGCTGCTCGCCTTCGTCGTCAAGAACAAAGCCTCCGATCTGCACCTGTCGTCCGGATTGCCGCCCATGATCCGCGTGCACGGCGACATCCGCCGCATCAACCTGCCGGCGATGGAGCACAAGGACGTACACGCCATGGTGTACGACATCATGAACGACGGGCAGCGCAAGTTCTACGAAGAAAATCTCGAGTGCGATTTCTCTTTCGCCATTCCGAACCTCGCCCGTTTCCGCGTCAACGCCTTCGTGCAGCACCGCGGCGCCGGCGCGGTGTTCCGCACCATTCCGTCGAAGGTCCTCACCCTCGAAGACCTGAAGGCGCCCAAGATCTTTCAGGACATTTCCGATCAGCCGCGTGGTCTGGTGCTGGTGACCGGGCCCACCGGATCGGGCAAGTCGACCACGCTCGCGGCGATGATCAACTACATCAACGAGAACGAATACGGCCACATCCTCACCGTCGAGGATCCGATCGAATTCGTGCACGAGAGCAAGAAGTGCCTGATCAATCAGCGCGAGGTCGGGCCGCACACGCTCTCCTTCTCCAACGCCTTGCGCTCCGCGCTGCGGGAAGATCCGGACGTGATCCTGGTCGGCGAAATGCGCGACCTGGAAACGATCCGCCTGGCGATGACTGCGGCCGAAACGGGCCACCTGGTGTTCGGCACCTTGCACACCAGCTCGGCCGCCAAGACGGTCGACCGGATCATCGACGTCTTCCCCGCGGAAGAAAAGGAGATGGTGCGTGCAATGCTTTCCGAATCGCTGCGCGCGGTGATCTCGCAGACGCTGCTCAAGACCAAGGACGGCACCGGGCGCACGGCTGCGCACGAGATCATGATCGGCACTCCGGCCATCCGTAACCTGATCCGCGAGAACAAGATCGCGCAGATGTATTCCGCGATTCAGACCGGGCAGTCGTTCGGCATGCAGACGCTGGACCAGAACCTGCAGGAGCTGGTGCGGCGCAATCTCGTGGCGGCCGCCGAGGCCCGCAACCGCGCGGTGAACAAGGATCTCTTCCCGGGCGCGTAACGCCTAACCGAACGGGACAGCGAGTCCCGCACCCATTCTCGACAGGAGCGGCGCATGGAACGCGACCAGGCAATGAAATTCATCTACGACCTTCTGCGCGCCATGGTGGCGAAGAAGGCTTCCGACCTCTTCATCACCGCCGGATTTCCGCCCGCGCTGAAGATCGACGGACGGGTGACGCCCGTATCCAACCAGACGCTCACGCCGCAGCATACGGTGGAGCTCGCGCGCTCGGTGATGAACGACAAGCAGGCCGAAGAGTTCGAGGCGACCAAGGAGTGCAACTTCGCCGTGAGCCCGGCAGGTATCGGTCGCTTTCGCGTCAACGCGTTCGTGCAGCAGGCGCGCGTGGGCATGGTGTTCCGGACCATCACGACGGACATCCCGAAGTTCGATGAGCTGGGCCTGCCGGTCGTGCTCAAGGACGTCGTCATGAGCAAGCGCGGCATCGTGCTTTTCGTCGGCGGCACCGGTTCGGGCAAGTCGACCTCGATGGCCGCGCTGATCGGCTATCGCAACGAGAACAGCCACGGCCACATCGTCACGATCGAAGATCCGATCGAGTACGTGCACGAGCACCGCGGCTGCGTCATCACGCAACGCGAAGTGGGCGTGGATACCGAATCGTGGCACACGGCGCTCAAAAACACCCTGCGCCAGGCGCCGGATGTCATCCTGATCGGCGAAATCCGCGATCGCGAAACGATGGATCACGCGATCGCGTTCGCCGAGACCGGGCACTTGTGCATGGCCACCTTGCACGCCAACAGCGCCAATCAGGCGCTGGATCGCGTGATCAACTTCTTCCCCGAAGAGCGCCGCTCGCAGCTGCTGATGGACTTGTCCCTCAACATCCGCGCCATCGTGTCGCAGCGCCTGATCCCGAAGAAGGAAGGCAAGGGGCGCGCGGCGGCGGTCGAAATCCTGCTCAACTCGCCCCTCATTTCCGACCTCGTCTTCAAGGGCGAGGTGCACGAGATCAAGTCCATCATGGCGAAGTCGCGCGAGCTCGGCATGCAGACCTTCGACCAGCACCTGTTCGAGCTGTACGAGAACGGTTCGATCAGCTACGAAGACGCGCTGCGCAACGCCGACAGCGTCAACGAGCTTCGCCTCATGATCAAGCTGCAGGGTCAGGAATCGAAGAGCCGCGACGTCATGTCGGG
This window contains:
- a CDS encoding PilT/PilU family type 4a pilus ATPase, encoding MDISELLAFVVKNKASDLHLSSGLPPMIRVHGDIRRINLPAMEHKDVHAMVYDIMNDGQRKFYEENLECDFSFAIPNLARFRVNAFVQHRGAGAVFRTIPSKVLTLEDLKAPKIFQDISDQPRGLVLVTGPTGSGKSTTLAAMINYINENEYGHILTVEDPIEFVHESKKCLINQREVGPHTLSFSNALRSALREDPDVILVGEMRDLETIRLAMTAAETGHLVFGTLHTSSAAKTVDRIIDVFPAEEKEMVRAMLSESLRAVISQTLLKTKDGTGRTAAHEIMIGTPAIRNLIRENKIAQMYSAIQTGQSFGMQTLDQNLQELVRRNLVAAAEARNRAVNKDLFPGA
- a CDS encoding PilT/PilU family type 4a pilus ATPase, which produces MERDQAMKFIYDLLRAMVAKKASDLFITAGFPPALKIDGRVTPVSNQTLTPQHTVELARSVMNDKQAEEFEATKECNFAVSPAGIGRFRVNAFVQQARVGMVFRTITTDIPKFDELGLPVVLKDVVMSKRGIVLFVGGTGSGKSTSMAALIGYRNENSHGHIVTIEDPIEYVHEHRGCVITQREVGVDTESWHTALKNTLRQAPDVILIGEIRDRETMDHAIAFAETGHLCMATLHANSANQALDRVINFFPEERRSQLLMDLSLNIRAIVSQRLIPKKEGKGRAAAVEILLNSPLISDLVFKGEVHEIKSIMAKSRELGMQTFDQHLFELYENGSISYEDALRNADSVNELRLMIKLQGQESKSRDVMSGIEHLNIV